The following is a genomic window from Leptospira yasudae.
CGGTTACGAAAACACGGACGGCACAGGCGACTTCTATCAAATTCCGAAAAAGAAAAACGCGTATCTCGTAACCGATCCGTACTCGTATACGGTCGTAGGCGGAGATCAGATTTTGATGATTTCGGTCGTGGCGCCGATCAGCGTGGAAGGAAAATTTCGAGGAGCGTGCGGGATCGACCTTACGATCGCCGATCTTCAAAAAAAATTCGGAGACGTAAAACCGTTTCGTCAACAGGGATATCTAACGTTGCTTTCGCCTAAGGGTATTTATGCGGTCAACGGAATCGAACCGAGTCTTGTGGGGAAGACGATTCCCGATAAGGAAGACTTGGAAGCCTATCTGAAATCAAGCAAAGAAGGAAAGAACTTCAGCGAGTCTTCGAACGGATATACGCACTACTACTTTCCGTTTCACGTCGGTAAGGATGAAAACTATTGGGTAATGCAGGTAAGCGTTCCCGATTCGATTTATACGAAAGAAGTATTGAGCATTCTTTTCAAAAGTTTCTTAACGGCGATATTGATCTTGATTTCGGTTCTAATCTGCCTCAGTTTCATATTCCAAAAATTGATTACGTCCGGTCTGTTGAAGGCCATCGGATTTTCGGAAGAAATCGCGAAAGGAAATCTCGTCGCGGAAAAAACCTATCAACGTCAGGACGAAATCGGAACCCTTCTGGATTCCATGAACACGATGCGGGAGAATCTTCTCAAGGTCGTTCGAGAGATCGGAGGATCGGCAAACGTTCTTAAAGACACGTCCGAAAAGATGGC
Proteins encoded in this region:
- a CDS encoding methyl-accepting chemotaxis protein, coding for MSIRTRISLYLAIVLFIGFSVLAVINSITSYQNLKEEVEGSSKLTAERWSLEVKDILDSTMFYVRGFRSPLMFTSPPRAAILDSMKEVLNRNANFYGIWLVYEPNAYEGQDAKFANTPGHDATGRFVPYIHQTKEKGKLALEAGVGYENTDGTGDFYQIPKKKNAYLVTDPYSYTVVGGDQILMISVVAPISVEGKFRGACGIDLTIADLQKKFGDVKPFRQQGYLTLLSPKGIYAVNGIEPSLVGKTIPDKEDLEAYLKSSKEGKNFSESSNGYTHYYFPFHVGKDENYWVMQVSVPDSIYTKEVLSILFKSFLTAILILISVLICLSFIFQKLITSGLLKAIGFSEEIAKGNLVAEKTYQRQDEIGTLLDSMNTMRENLLKVVREIGGSANVLKDTSEKMADSSRSFSDVAQTQASAAEESSAAVEELAASAQNVGKSMEKAVSSMKEIDGNVVR